In Microbacterium sp. ABRD28, the genomic stretch TAACCGGCAACCTTTAAATCCGTCCCGTGAGGCGGAGAAGGGAGCGGCGGATGACCGTGCGCACTGTTCTGCACGACGCCGACATCACTCGGGCGTTGACTCGGATCTCCCACGAGATCCTCGAGTCCAACAAGGGACCCGAGGGTCTGGTCATTCTCGGGATCCCCACGCGGGGCGTGCCCCTTGCAGAACGCATCGCCGCGTTCGTGACCGAGTTCGGAGGCGCTCGCGTTCCCGTCGGGGCGCTGGATGTCACGATGTACCGCGACGACCTCCACCGTCATCCGACGAGGGCGCCCCGCCCCACGCAGATTCCTGCGGGCGGCATCGACGGAGCGGTCGTCGTTCTGGTCGATGACGTGCTCTTCTCCGGCCGGAGCATCCGGGCGGCCCTCGACGCGCTCCAGGACATCGGTCGACCCGCCGCCGTGCGGTTGGCG encodes the following:
- the pyrR gene encoding bifunctional pyr operon transcriptional regulator/uracil phosphoribosyltransferase PyrR, whose translation is MTVRTVLHDADITRALTRISHEILESNKGPEGLVILGIPTRGVPLAERIAAFVTEFGGARVPVGALDVTMYRDDLHRHPTRAPRPTQIPAGGIDGAVVVLVDDVLFSGRSIRAALDALQDIGRPAAVRLATLVDRGHRELPIRPDFVGKNLPSAREERVNVRLREIDGEDSVSIEGSGA